In a genomic window of Agarivorans albus:
- a CDS encoding MGMT family protein produces MDQQDYLAKFWLVIGHIPEGKVATYGGVAEMAGYPRMARAVGRCLKTLPEDSNLPWHRVINAKGMISFPEGSPQYQCQRQRLEDEGIIFRNNKVPLTQHLWLGD; encoded by the coding sequence ATGGATCAACAAGACTACCTCGCTAAGTTTTGGTTGGTGATTGGGCATATTCCAGAAGGGAAGGTGGCCACTTATGGCGGGGTTGCTGAAATGGCTGGTTATCCTCGAATGGCACGTGCAGTAGGGCGCTGCTTAAAAACCTTACCCGAAGACTCCAATTTACCATGGCATAGAGTGATTAATGCTAAAGGCATGATTTCCTTCCCAGAAGGCTCTCCGCAATATCAATGTCAGCGTCAGCGTCTTGAGGATGAAGGGATTATCTTTCGCAATAATAAAGTGCCTCTCACCCAGCACCTTTGGCTGGGTGATTAA
- a CDS encoding ribbon-helix-helix domain-containing protein, producing the protein MALHDLKKKPRASKPKQFCDVDSFIAQAELYARGCENVVHLPIQAKRNASKQPAKNATFSLNQAVIAELDQIKQKTGLSKSYLVRALTHHLAGLEEPKQQAILKPK; encoded by the coding sequence ATGGCATTGCACGATCTCAAGAAAAAGCCTCGGGCTTCTAAACCGAAACAGTTTTGCGATGTAGATAGCTTTATTGCGCAAGCCGAGCTGTATGCTCGTGGCTGCGAAAATGTGGTGCACTTGCCGATACAAGCTAAGCGCAATGCATCTAAGCAGCCAGCAAAAAATGCCACGTTTAGCTTAAACCAAGCGGTAATTGCCGAGTTAGATCAAATAAAGCAAAAAACCGGTTTGTCTAAGTCTTACCTGGTGCGAGCTTTAACTCATCACTTAGCAGGCTTAGAAGAACCCAAACAACAGGCTATATTAAAGCCCAAATAG